Proteins encoded by one window of Candidatus Binatia bacterium:
- a CDS encoding L-2-amino-thiazoline-4-carboxylic acid hydrolase: MDIVINPEISLLDQVKIQAQVLVPVLKALRAELGADRANRLVTTALRAWSRDMFLRLGALKPGSPRDKWAALSAEPVPRIGGDIDVQMLKLEPDAMEFDVTGCRYADFFRAIGEPELGAVLLCEGDDHVVEVGSPEVELTRAQTIMKGGKLCDFRYRMTPQG; this comes from the coding sequence ATGGACATCGTCATCAACCCCGAGATCTCGTTGCTCGACCAGGTCAAGATCCAGGCTCAGGTGCTGGTGCCGGTGCTCAAGGCCCTGCGCGCCGAGCTCGGCGCGGACCGCGCCAACCGCCTGGTGACGACCGCGCTGCGCGCGTGGTCGCGCGACATGTTCCTGCGCCTCGGCGCGCTCAAGCCGGGAAGCCCGAGGGACAAGTGGGCGGCACTCAGCGCCGAGCCGGTACCGAGAATCGGTGGCGACATCGACGTGCAGATGCTCAAGCTGGAGCCCGACGCGATGGAGTTCGACGTCACCGGCTGCCGCTACGCAGATTTCTTTCGCGCCATCGGCGAACCCGAGCTGGGAGCCGTCTTGTTGTGCGAGGGAGACGATCACGTCGTCGAAGTCGGCAGCCCGGAGGTGGAGCTGACTCGCGCCCAGACTATCATGAAGGGCGGCAAGCTCTGCGACTTCCGCTACCGCATGACGCCGCAGGGATGA